A region of the Mesoterricola sediminis genome:
CACGCCCTCGAGCACCTCCAGGGTGTCCTGGCCGCGCCGGTCCCAGCTGTGCTCCCTGGCGACCAGCTCATGGCCCCGGGCGCCCATGGCCCGGGCCTCGTCGGGGTGCGCGGCCAGGTGCGCCACGGCGCGGGCGAGGGCCCCCGGATCCCCGGGGGGGAGGACGAGCCCGGCCCGGGCCGCCTCCACCACCTCGAACTGCCCCGGCAGGTCCGTCACGACGACCGGAATGCCGGTGGCCATCATCTCGTAGAGCTTGAGGGGGCTCCATCCGGTCGCGGCGTGGGTGCCGCCGTCGTCCTTGACGCAGAGGCCCACCGTCGCGGGGGCCACGAGGCCGCCCAGTTCCCGGTAGGGGAGGACGCCGGCGTAGACGACGCGCCCGTCCTCGCGGGCCGCGGCCTCGACGGCGGGACGCTCCGTGCCGTCCCCGGCCAGCACGAGCTTCATCCCCGCGGGCCAGTCCGGATGGCGCACCGCGGCCAGCATGGTGGCGATGCCCTGCCATGGCGAGAAGGCCCCGAAGAACACCGCGTAGGGGCCCCCGGGGGCCCGGGCGTCGCGGAGGCCGGGCCGGAAGTGGTCCAGGTTGGCGCCGTTGGGGACCACGTGGACGTTCTCCGCGCCGCAGTCGTCCTTCACCCACTGGGCCATCTGCGGGGTCACCGTGACGATGGCGTCGGCGATGCGGTGCTGGTGCCGGGTCAGGGCGCGCAGGAAGCCCCCGAACCGCCGGGTCCAGGGATACATGGTGTAGACGTCCTCGTGGGGTCCGTTCACCTCGATGACCAGGGGGATCCGCAGCACCTTGGCCGCCCAGATCGCCAGGGCGGCCACGAAGTGGCCGCGGAGGTAGACGGCGTCGTAGTCCGCCAGGCGCGCCACGAGGCGCAGCTGGACCGTCAGGAAGCCCCAGGCACGGCCCGCGAGGCCCTGGGAGCCCTCCCGGCGCGGCGGCTCGAAGAGGTCCACGGTCACGCCGCGCCGGCGGAGGCCGGCGATGATCTCGTTCACGTGGGCGTAGGAGGCCTGCCCCTCGCGGGTGGCCTGCATGCAGAGGTAGGCGAGGCGCCGGATCCTGGGCTTCATGGGCGGGTCCCCGCGGCGGCCTGGGTCCGGCCCAGGAGGTGATCGAGGTCGCGCCGGTAGGCGTCGAGGCACGTCGCCAGGTCGAAGGTGGCCAGGACGTAGGCGTGGCCCTCCGCGTTCGGGGCGAGCTCCCCGCGCCGGAACCGGTCCCGCAGGGAGGCCAGTTCCGCCGTGAGGGCGGCGGGGTCCTGGAAGGGCACCCGGGTCACGCAGGGCATGGGGTGGGAGTAGAGCACGATCCGGCCAGCCTGGAGGGCCTCGCGCACCGTGCCGCCCATGCCGTCGTGGCGCACGAGGCGGACCACCACGGTGGCCCGCTCCAGGAAGGGGCGCACATCCACCTGCCAGCCGTGGAAGCTCAGGTTGGGCGGCGGCTGCTCCACCCAGGTGCCCGTGCCGCCGATGACCTCGAAGCGGACGTCGGGGAGGGCCCGGGCCGCCTGCAGGAGGGAGGGGCCGTCGTAGAACTCGGCCCGGCCGTCCGGGATGTAGGTCAGGACCGTGAAGGGTTCGGGCAGCCGCTCCGGGACGGACACGTCCTCCAGGGGCACGGGGAGGGCGATGTAGCGGCTTTCGAGGCCCACCTCCCGCAGCTCGTCCACCAGCCAGGGGGCGTCGGCCCAGTGGAGGTCCGCCCGGGACCGGGCCAGGGGGCCCTTCCGGAGGGTGCCGGCCCGGAAATCCTCGAGGGTGTTCAGCACATCCGTGCCGATCCAGTAGTGGGCGGCCCGGGCCCGGGGGTTGAGCCGCCGGAGCAGGGCCCAGAGGGCGTCGAAGGCCCGGCCCCGCCAGGTGGGGGCGCCGGGGCGGTAGCCCATGCGGAGGAAGACGTCGGCCTGGCGGACCCAGGCCCGCCCTTCCCGGGTGAAGACCTCCCGGGGCGCCAGGAAGCGGGCCTCGGCGCCTCCGGGGATGCGGGCCGCGAGGGCCG
Encoded here:
- a CDS encoding glycosyltransferase family 4 protein — protein: MKPRIRRLAYLCMQATREGQASYAHVNEIIAGLRRRGVTVDLFEPPRREGSQGLAGRAWGFLTVQLRLVARLADYDAVYLRGHFVAALAIWAAKVLRIPLVIEVNGPHEDVYTMYPWTRRFGGFLRALTRHQHRIADAIVTVTPQMAQWVKDDCGAENVHVVPNGANLDHFRPGLRDARAPGGPYAVFFGAFSPWQGIATMLAAVRHPDWPAGMKLVLAGDGTERPAVEAAAREDGRVVYAGVLPYRELGGLVAPATVGLCVKDDGGTHAATGWSPLKLYEMMATGIPVVVTDLPGQFEVVEAARAGLVLPPGDPGALARAVAHLAAHPDEARAMGARGHELVAREHSWDRRGQDTLEVLEGVARGASRA
- a CDS encoding glycosyltransferase family protein, yielding MIRLLILGQPYWSNRFAALAARIPGGAEARFLAPREVFTREGRAWVRQADVFLRMGYRPGAPTWRGRAFDALWALLRRLNPRARAAHYWIGTDVLNTLEDFRAGTLRKGPLARSRADLHWADAPWLVDELREVGLESRYIALPVPLEDVSVPERLPEPFTVLTYIPDGRAEFYDGPSLLQAARALPDVRFEVIGGTGTWVEQPPPNLSFHGWQVDVRPFLERATVVVRLVRHDGMGGTVREALQAGRIVLYSHPMPCVTRVPFQDPAALTAELASLRDRFRRGELAPNAEGHAYVLATFDLATCLDAYRRDLDHLLGRTQAAAGTRP